A stretch of DNA from Nonlabens ponticola:
TGGCGCAATAGTATTTGGGTATTTCCATTCGGTATTGTGAGCACATCAATCTTTACCTACCTATGCCTACAATGGAATTTATTAGGCGATACTTTAATAAATGCATATTACTTTATTATGAGTATTTATGGATGGTATATCTGGTCGCGCAAAGTAGATAAAGATACTTTTACTCCAATTACTAGAACCAATATGATAGAATGGTATAAGACGGCTTTATTATTCATTGCTTCAGCCATATTTGTGTACATGATTTACTGGTATTTTGATAGATTTGAGACGATCGTAAGCTATGCAGATATCATTACAACCGGTTTTTTCTTTTCTGGAATGTACTTAATGGCACTGCGCAAGATTGAGCACTGGTTGGTGTTATTAATAGGTAATGTAATATCAGTACCGTTATATTTTTACAAAGGATACAGCTTTAGCGCTATACTATACATAATATTGATTGTATTAGTATTTATAGGATACCAGCAGTGGAAGAAATACCTCAACAATCCAGATTCAGTGGTCGCAGGATAGTGCTCTATGGTCCTGAAAGTACTGGTAAAAGTACGTTAGGTAAACAATTATCCCTGTATTATAATGAACCATTGGTATTAGAATATGCGCGGGAATACTTGCAAAAAAGATTTGATGTCAACAGTCACATTTGTTCGTATGATGATATTGTTCCTATAGCTATTGGACAACGCCATCTAGAGATTCAAGGAGAGAAAGATGCAAGAGACCTTGTCATATTAGATACTAATTTGCTAGAGACGGCAGTATATAGTGAGGCATACTTTAGTAAGGTGCCACAAGAATTAGAAAAAGCTATCGCAACCTCAAGCTATGATTTGTATCTACTAATGGACATTGACGTTGAATGGACACCAGATGATCTAAGAGACAAGCCACAAGAACGTGTTCAAATGTTTAACTTTTTTGAAAAGACGCTGGTTGAACGCAAACTTGATTATAGTGTAGTATCTGGAATCGATGATGAACGATTGAAAAATGCCATCCAGGTAATAGAAAGTAGTAAGCAATGAAGTTAACAACAGTACAAGAACAACAATTAAAAGATCGTGACATACCGGTAAGCGCTATCGAGTATCAACTGAATCGTTTCAAGAATGGTTTTCCATTGGTGACACTTGTTAGAGAAGCCACCGTCGGAGATGGAATAGCACGATTAAGTGATGAAAATCAATTGCGTTACAAGGAGCTTTATAGCTTTAGACAAAACGATATAAGCATCACTAAGTTTGTTCCTGCAAGTGGCGCGGCATCCAGAATGTTTAAGTTTTTGCATGAATTCGTTGCTGCTTATGATTCAGATAAAGAAACCATTGCGTCATATATTGAGCGTAACGATGCAGCTCTCGTCGAGAAATTTACCAATGGCTGGAAGAAATTTCCTTTTTCGAACATCGTATTAAAACATTGCCGTGATCTGTACGCTGACTGGAATGATCTATCTTTAGATAAACAGCAATTCTATTTTGCCAAGGCCATACTTGATAAAGATCAACTCAACTATAGCGGTATGGCTAAAGGTTTGGTACCATTTCATAATTACGGCGACCATATCGCAACAGCCTTTGAAGAACACTTGTACGAGGCTGCCAGCTATGCACCGGTAAACAACAAAGCACAGGTACATTTTACCATCGCACCAGATGCCCAAACAGATTTCAAAACAAATCTAGAACAGGCTAAAACTAAGGTCGAAAATGAAACCGGTGTAAAGTTAGATGTGACATTTTCTTTTCAAAAACCTAGTACAGACACTCTTGCGGTATCGCTAGATCTGCAACCACTTACTGATTCTAACGGTGAATTCATTTTGAGACCAGCCGGTCATGGTGCGTTATTACAAAATCTCAACGATCTCGAGGCCCAACTCATATTTATTAAAAACATAGATAACGTTGCTTCCAGATCAACAAATAGTCAAACCAGCCACTATAAGCAAGTGATTGCAGGATTACTCATAGAATTGCAAGACCAGACGCACACTTACATACGAGCTTTACAGGAACAAAAATACAAAACCACTTTAGAAAAAGAGATCGTTACATTTTTACAGCAATCGCTATCAGTGACTTTGCCAGATAGTTTTGAGAAATCGATACCGGATCACCGCAAAGAAACTCTTATTGCACTGCTCAATCGTCCAGTACGAGTATGCGGTATGGTCAAAAATCAAGGTGAACCTGGTGGCGGCCCGTTTTGGGTTAAGGAACCCAATGGTGCCATATCATTACAAATTGTAGAGAGTGCTCAGGTAGATCCCAACGACAATGAGCAACAATCCATTGCAAGTCGCGGCACCCATTTCAATCCGGTAGATGTGGTTTGCGGTATGCACGATTACATGGGCAATCCATTTGACTTGAATGATTTCAGCGACCCAGATACTGGATTTATCACGACCAAATCTCGATTGGGCAGAAAACTTAAGGGTCAAGAATTACCAGGACTTTGGAATGGTGGCATGGCTTTATGGAATACGGTTTTTGTAGAGGTGCCATTAGAGACCTTCAATCCGGTAAAGACCGTGAACGACCTACTCAAACCTGCACATCAGGCATAGATGGACGTGGACCAGCTACATAGAGAAGTCACCTATACAGCTACAACTTCCAGCGGTGCTGGCGGCCAACATGTCAATAAAGTTGCTACTAGGGTTCAGTTGGAGCTGGATATTTTAAATAGTTCCGCTTTCGCGAAAGCGGAACATCAAAGAATCCTCACTGCACTTGAAAACAGGCTGACTAAAGATGGTAGGCTGCAATTGAGCTCTCAAGACACACGCAGCCAGGCGACCAACAAAGAGCGCGTATTCAAAAAACTACTCAAACTTCTGACTGCAGCGCGCAAACCAAAAAAGGTGCGCAAAAAACGTGTCGTGCCAGCACACATAAAGCGCAAACGCCTGAACGAAAAAAAGAAGCACAGCGAGAAAAAGGCTAATCGAAATTTCAAGTATTGATTTATTCTGAAAATCTTGAAACGAGGTGTTTTATATCATCATTAGGGTAACATCGAACTATAGACCCATTTAATGAGCGTTACCTTTGACTTATGAATATAAATACCATCATCAGCGACGCATTAGAATCATCCATGCCTTACGAGCAATATCGAGCATTAGTAGAATCGCATGTACATAATGATTCAAACACAGGCGCTGAGGTCACAGAGGCACTTGCAGAATACACCAAGCTGAACCACCAACGCATGCGCAGGCATAACAAAAAGATGGAACTCACTCAAGAGAGTTTGAAATTCTTAACAGGATTTGATAAGCAAATCAAATTGTTGTGCATTACCGAAAGCTGGTGTGGCGACGCGGCTCAAACCATGCCTATGATCAATAAAGTAGCTGTGGCAGGTGGTATGGATTTTAGAATAGTACTGCGCGACGAGAATCTAGAATTAATGGATCAATTTCTTACTAATGGCAACCGATCTATAGCGAAACTCATTTTTGTCGACAGCACCACCAATTCACCGCTTGCCACTTGGGGTCCACGACCTACCGTAGCGACAAGACTGGTCGCTGCAGAAAAAGAAGCCAAAGGATCACTATCACCAGAATTCAAGCAAGAATTGCAAAACTGGTATAACAAAGACAAAGGAAAGTCTACAGAGGCTGACCTTGTCAAGATCATGCAAGCACTGTAGCTATTTCTATACTGACTTAATATTACTTTAATAATCAATGTTGTTCTTTAAATTGGGAATTCTATATATTTGTATATACAATTAAAGTTTAAACAAATATCGATATGAAATTATTAAGAATAGATAGTAGTCCGCTCAAAGAAATGAGTACGAGCAGAGCCATTGCCGATTCTTTGCAACAGCATCTAGAAACTAAGGGTTTTACCTTGTCTAATCACAGAGATTTGTTCTATGATAAGCAAGTGACCTTAGGTAATCAAGATCGTTTTACCGGCTATTTTACACCAGAAGATCAACAGAGTGAGTCACAAAAAGAAGCAGTTGCAGACAGTAATGAACTAGCACTAGAATTTGCCGCAGCAGATGCTTATATAATCGCAGCACCCATGTATAATTTTGGTGTGACCGCGCCGCTCAAAGCATACATAGACTTAATCTCTCGTAATGGGATCAGCTTTAATTATACAGAATCAGGTCCAGTTGGATTGTTGGAAGGTAAAAAAGCCTACGTCATTGTTTCCACCGGTGGTACACCAGTAGGCAGCGAGGTAGATTTTGTAAGTAAATATCTCAAGACTTTCCTAGGATTTGTGGGCATTACCGATGTAGAAATCATTCCAGCAGACCTGACTCACACTCAAAAAGATGAGGCCATCAATAGGGCTAAAAATTTGATTGCAGGATATTAAACTACAATCTAATAAAGATAAAAAGACCGCAAGCGCGGTCTTTTTTGATTTCTTCTGTTCAATTTTTGTCTTAGATTGTTATTATGAAAAATTCCCTTTACATCATTATAGCTCTGCTCTTTTTAACGGCATGCGACAATCCATACGAAGACATCACCTTTGTGGAGATCAAAAATGTGCGACTCACAAATATCTCAAAGAATAAAGTTGATCTCGTTGCAGATTGTATTTTGTACAATCCTAATTCAGTAGGATTAGAGTTGCGTGAGGCAGATTTTGATGTGTTTCTCAATGGAAAAAAGGCTGCTAAGGTCTTGCAAGAAAAAGACGCGCTGATGCCAGCAAAGGAAGAATTCACGTTTCCTATCACAGCCAGCATAGACCCAGAAGAACTTTATGGTAAAAAGGCTTCTGGTCTTTTTGACATCGCCATTCAGGTTTTAGCTAACGAAGAGGTGGCTGTGAAATATGAAGGAACACTCAAGGCAGGAAAAGGGTCCTTTAATTTTCTCGTTCCAGTAATAGATAGTTTGAAGGTTCCTGTTAAGATCAGAAATTAGAGATTGACAGTAAGTGGTTTTGGCTGGTTTCAATAATTACTTAGATTGATAAAGTGATAAAACACCAATCTATTATTGATCTTCAAAACACATATAAAGATTTGCGCTAACGAACTTTTTAACTAGCTAATTATACAGCTAGTTTCACCTGCGATTCTATTCTCAATCTATTAATTACAGCGTTTGCGTTGATAATATGGATATGATCTGCAGAGGCATCTTTATAAGCTACATTCTTAGCAGTTCCATTTGTAGCAGGAACCATGTGTTCTTTTTTGGATCTACATGAAGAGATAAAAGCAACTAATAATACGAGACAAATGATACGTGCAGCCATGACTAATTTATTTAACCTAAATGTAGTCAAATGAACTAGGTTATTCAAGCGTGCTTTCAAATTGTTCGATGGACATGGCTTCGGATACATCGTAATTGCCGATTTTAGTTCTGCGCAAGGCTGTCAAGTGTCCACCAGAATTCAGGGCAGCACCATAATCATGCGCCATTGATCGTATATAAGTTCCCTTGCTACATTTAATTTTAAAGTCCACCTCTGGTAGATTGATTCTAAACAACTCAAAGCTAGATACATTGACTTTTCTAGTCGGTATCTCGATAGTTTTTCCTTCACGAGCTAGCTCGTACAATCGTTTACCATCTTGCTTAATAGCGCTAAAAATGGGTGGTCGCTGTTCAATATCACCTGTAAATTGCACGGTAGTTTTCTCCAGAAGTTCTTTTGTCAAATGATCTGTTGAAAACCGTTGATCAACCTCAGTTTCTAGATCATAACTTGGTGTCGTTGCGCCTAGCGTGATGGTGCCAGTATATTCTTTTTCTTGCGCTTGGTAATTGACGATGTTTTTGGTCTCTTTTCCTGTGCAAATAATCAACAAACCAGTAGCTAGTGGATCCAACGTTCCCGCATGGCCGACCTTGATTTTTTTGAGCCCGTAACGCTGTTTGATCATCCAGCGTACCTTATTAACGACCTGAAAGGATGTCCAATTTAAAGGTTTGTCAAAGAGTAAAACGTTGCCTAAAGAATATGGGTTGTGTAAGTTTTCCTGACTCATAAGATTTAATTTAAGCCAAACTACCCGCAACTATCGCCACAACACCTACTGCAAAACAGTAATAAGAAAAGTAATGAAGTTTTGCTTTTTTAACCAGCGATATCATCCACGTACAAGCGATAAGACCAGTGACAAATGCTGCCACAAACCCTAGAATGAGCGGTAAGCTGCCACTATCGCTCACGCTCAAGTCGCCGCTCAATAGGTCTTTACCTATTTTGCCTAAAATCAACGGCACTACCATTAGGAAGGAAAAACGTGCCGCCTTTGTGCGATCATTACCCAATAATACAGATGTCGAGATGGTAGCACCACTACGAGAGATACCTGGCAACATCGCAATTGCCTGAGCGATACCTATAAGAATAGCGTCTTTCCAACTAACTGCTTTACCAGTATTTTTTGCACGGCCAGCTAGAAAAAGTAATAATCCCGTAACGATTAACATAAAACCTACTAGGATCACATTACCACCAAAAAGCTGTTCTAGCTCTTCCTCAAACAACAAGCCTACAAAAACTGCCGGAAACATGGAAAGAACAATCTTTAGACAAAACTGCGTCTGCTCATTCCATTTAAATGAGAACAAACCAGCTAGCAATTCAATGATATCTTTTCTAAAAACGACAATAGTACTCAGCGCCGTTGCAAAATGAAGTACCACGGTAAACATCAGGCTTTCTT
This window harbors:
- the pnuC gene encoding nicotinamide riboside transporter PnuC: MEVWDFVFGQYKDYPTSFLWLELVACACTVISALCSWRNSIWVFPFGIVSTSIFTYLCLQWNLLGDTLINAYYFIMSIYGWYIWSRKVDKDTFTPITRTNMIEWYKTALLFIASAIFVYMIYWYFDRFETIVSYADIITTGFFFSGMYLMALRKIEHWLVLLIGNVISVPLYFYKGYSFSAILYIILIVLVFIGYQQWKKYLNNPDSVVAG
- a CDS encoding undecaprenyl-diphosphate phosphatase translates to MEVLDAIILGVIQGLTEFLPVSSSGHLELGKAILGDNSVPEESLMFTVVLHFATALSTIVVFRKDIIELLAGLFSFKWNEQTQFCLKIVLSMFPAVFVGLLFEEELEQLFGGNVILVGFMLIVTGLLLFLAGRAKNTGKAVSWKDAILIGIAQAIAMLPGISRSGATISTSVLLGNDRTKAARFSFLMVVPLILGKIGKDLLSGDLSVSDSGSLPLILGFVAAFVTGLIACTWMISLVKKAKLHYFSYYCFAVGVVAIVAGSLA
- a CDS encoding AAA family ATPase, coding for MEEIPQQSRFSGRRIVLYGPESTGKSTLGKQLSLYYNEPLVLEYAREYLQKRFDVNSHICSYDDIVPIAIGQRHLEIQGEKDARDLVILDTNLLETAVYSEAYFSKVPQELEKAIATSSYDLYLLMDIDVEWTPDDLRDKPQERVQMFNFFEKTLVERKLDYSVVSGIDDERLKNAIQVIESSKQ
- a CDS encoding FMN-dependent NADH-azoreductase, whose amino-acid sequence is MKLLRIDSSPLKEMSTSRAIADSLQQHLETKGFTLSNHRDLFYDKQVTLGNQDRFTGYFTPEDQQSESQKEAVADSNELALEFAAADAYIIAAPMYNFGVTAPLKAYIDLISRNGISFNYTESGPVGLLEGKKAYVIVSTGGTPVGSEVDFVSKYLKTFLGFVGITDVEIIPADLTHTQKDEAINRAKNLIAGY
- a CDS encoding DUF4301 family protein: MKLTTVQEQQLKDRDIPVSAIEYQLNRFKNGFPLVTLVREATVGDGIARLSDENQLRYKELYSFRQNDISITKFVPASGAASRMFKFLHEFVAAYDSDKETIASYIERNDAALVEKFTNGWKKFPFSNIVLKHCRDLYADWNDLSLDKQQFYFAKAILDKDQLNYSGMAKGLVPFHNYGDHIATAFEEHLYEAASYAPVNNKAQVHFTIAPDAQTDFKTNLEQAKTKVENETGVKLDVTFSFQKPSTDTLAVSLDLQPLTDSNGEFILRPAGHGALLQNLNDLEAQLIFIKNIDNVASRSTNSQTSHYKQVIAGLLIELQDQTHTYIRALQEQKYKTTLEKEIVTFLQQSLSVTLPDSFEKSIPDHRKETLIALLNRPVRVCGMVKNQGEPGGGPFWVKEPNGAISLQIVESAQVDPNDNEQQSIASRGTHFNPVDVVCGMHDYMGNPFDLNDFSDPDTGFITTKSRLGRKLKGQELPGLWNGGMALWNTVFVEVPLETFNPVKTVNDLLKPAHQA
- the arfB gene encoding alternative ribosome rescue aminoacyl-tRNA hydrolase ArfB codes for the protein MDVDQLHREVTYTATTSSGAGGQHVNKVATRVQLELDILNSSAFAKAEHQRILTALENRLTKDGRLQLSSQDTRSQATNKERVFKKLLKLLTAARKPKKVRKKRVVPAHIKRKRLNEKKKHSEKKANRNFKY
- the truB gene encoding tRNA pseudouridine(55) synthase TruB is translated as MSQENLHNPYSLGNVLLFDKPLNWTSFQVVNKVRWMIKQRYGLKKIKVGHAGTLDPLATGLLIICTGKETKNIVNYQAQEKEYTGTITLGATTPSYDLETEVDQRFSTDHLTKELLEKTTVQFTGDIEQRPPIFSAIKQDGKRLYELAREGKTIEIPTRKVNVSSFELFRINLPEVDFKIKCSKGTYIRSMAHDYGAALNSGGHLTALRRTKIGNYDVSEAMSIEQFESTLE
- a CDS encoding thioredoxin family protein translates to MNINTIISDALESSMPYEQYRALVESHVHNDSNTGAEVTEALAEYTKLNHQRMRRHNKKMELTQESLKFLTGFDKQIKLLCITESWCGDAAQTMPMINKVAVAGGMDFRIVLRDENLELMDQFLTNGNRSIAKLIFVDSTTNSPLATWGPRPTVATRLVAAEKEAKGSLSPEFKQELQNWYNKDKGKSTEADLVKIMQAL
- a CDS encoding LEA type 2 family protein, which codes for MKNSLYIIIALLFLTACDNPYEDITFVEIKNVRLTNISKNKVDLVADCILYNPNSVGLELREADFDVFLNGKKAAKVLQEKDALMPAKEEFTFPITASIDPEELYGKKASGLFDIAIQVLANEEVAVKYEGTLKAGKGSFNFLVPVIDSLKVPVKIRN